The Cydia amplana chromosome 11, ilCydAmpl1.1, whole genome shotgun sequence genome includes a region encoding these proteins:
- the LOC134652471 gene encoding transcription initiation factor IIA subunit 1 — translation MTSSQLSVIKLYNTVVDDVIAGVRDCFLDDGVDEQVLQELKQLWKTKLTDSGALDPPPLEPAMPPPPVLQNFQKANGSNAIQKRIPDAHMAQSSSHQSSGAEHGAPGPNLAGTHPHVLDPSNKVPVQLTLPAQPGVPGSQPRSFTIQIPASALNGNKLHQVLTGPIINATISLPQPLAATLLQQHINSALAAQQNEFDGGGGGRSSAAPFSLDGALDSSDDEGSNGGEGSDDAAGDDDDDEESGEEPAEEEEEERDEDGGAEEEPLNSGDDVSDEEPGDMFDTDNVVVCQYDKITRSRNKWKFYLKDGIMNLAGKDYVFQKANGDAEW, via the coding sequence ATGACGTCGAGTCAACTGTCCGTTATTAAACTTTACAATACCGTAGTAGATGACGTTATAGCCGGAGTGCGGGACTGTTTCTTAGATGACGGTGTGGATGAGCAAGTGCTGCAGGAGTTAAAACAGTTATGGAAGACCAAATTAACCGACAGTGGCGCGTTGGACCCGCCTCCATTGGAACCGGCGATGCCACCGCCACCAGTGTTACAAAATTTCCAAAAAGCAAATGGGAGCAATGCGATACAAAAACGTATTCCGGATGCGCATATGGCGCAGAGCTCGAGCCATCAAAGTTCAGGCGCGGAGCATGGAGCACCCGGCCCCAACTTGGCCGGCACTCATCCCCACGTTTTAGACCCCAGCAATAAAGTTCCAGTGCAATTGACTCTTCCGGCGCAGCCTGGTGTTCCAGGATCGCAACCACGTTCTTTCACTATTCAAATTCCAGCCTCGGCTCTTAACGGTAACAAACTTCATCAGGTATTGACTGGGCCCATAATCAATGCAACAATTAGTTTACCTCAGCCGCTAGCTGCAACTCTTCTTCAGCAACATATTAATTCTGCACTAGCAGCGCAACAAAATGAGTTTGATGGTGGAGGGGGCGGCAGGAGCAGTGCTGCCCCATTTTCCCTAGATGGAGCACTGGATTCTTCAGACGATGAAGGCTCAAATGGAGGTGAGGGCTCAGATGATGCAGCaggggatgatgatgatgatgaggaatCTGGAGAAGAGCCAgcagaggaggaggaggaggagcgGGATGAGGATGGTGGAGCTGAGGAGGAGCCCCTCAACTCGGGCGACGATGTGTCCGATGAAGAGCCCGGTGACATGTTTGATACAGATAATGTTGTTGTATGTCAGTATGACAAAATTACTCGCAGTCGCAACAAGTGGAAGTTTTACTTAAAAGATGGGATAATGAATTTAGCTGGAAAAGATTATGTCTTTCAAAAAGCCAACGGAGATGCAGAGTGGTGA